One stretch of Jiangella gansuensis DSM 44835 DNA includes these proteins:
- a CDS encoding glycosyltransferase family 2 protein, whose product MPPETASVEQLDLDTRRRPPRVTLGMPLYNAERYLAQAFDGLLAQDFGDFEIVVSDNASTDGTWSLCQDYAARDPRIRLYRNTENLGAARNYNRTVELARAPLFKWVAYDDVCSPTLLSRCVAALDAAGPRVVLAYPRTLLIDDDGVEIGPYRDGLDLRSSHAFRRVATYARNWSLCNAVFGVIRTDVLRSTGMIRPYLSSDVVLLAELAAIGQFHEIPERLFHRRIHAGSSRQSGKDLAAAAHWFDTRRPADARPPKVRLPRRVTSALLSAPLAWHDRIGSAAAFLSVWGYRKTHIRASHLKHALLDRTRAPATKEAP is encoded by the coding sequence CCGCGAGCGTCGAGCAACTGGACCTGGACACCAGGCGTAGGCCGCCGCGGGTCACTCTCGGTATGCCGCTGTACAACGCCGAGCGCTATCTCGCCCAAGCCTTCGACGGTCTGCTGGCACAGGACTTCGGCGACTTCGAGATCGTGGTTTCCGACAACGCATCGACTGACGGCACTTGGTCACTGTGCCAGGACTATGCCGCCCGCGATCCGCGGATCCGCCTGTACCGAAACACCGAGAACCTGGGCGCGGCTCGAAACTACAACCGCACCGTCGAACTGGCGAGGGCGCCGCTGTTCAAATGGGTCGCGTACGACGACGTCTGCTCGCCCACGCTCCTCAGCAGGTGTGTCGCCGCCCTCGATGCCGCCGGCCCGCGGGTCGTCCTGGCTTACCCGCGGACGCTGCTCATCGACGACGACGGCGTCGAGATCGGGCCGTACCGCGACGGACTGGACCTGCGGTCGTCGCACGCGTTCCGGCGAGTCGCCACCTATGCGCGCAACTGGAGCCTGTGCAATGCGGTCTTCGGCGTGATTCGGACAGACGTGCTGCGGTCCACCGGGATGATCCGGCCGTACCTTTCGTCCGACGTGGTGCTCTTGGCGGAGCTCGCCGCGATCGGGCAGTTCCATGAGATCCCCGAGCGGTTGTTCCACCGCCGGATCCACGCTGGTTCGAGCCGGCAGAGCGGCAAGGACCTCGCCGCCGCGGCGCACTGGTTCGATACCCGTCGCCCTGCCGACGCGCGGCCGCCAAAGGTCCGCCTTCCGCGGCGGGTGACGTCAGCGCTGCTGTCCGCTCCACTGGCTTGGCACGACCGTATCGGCTCCGCGGCCGCATTCCTGTCGGTATGGGGTTATCGCAAGACCCACATCAGGGCGAGCCACCTCAAGCACGCGTTGCTGGACCGGACACGGGCGCCGGCGACCAAGGAGGCGCCATGA